In Pagrus major mitochondrion, complete genome, the genomic window TGCCGCTGCAACCAACCCCAACGCAGCAAAATACGGAGAAGGATTAGAAGCAACTACCACTAGCCCCAACACCAACCCTGATAATGATAAAGACATGAAAAACGACATAGTTCCTCCCGGGAATTTAACCCGACCCTATGGCTTGAAAAACCACCGTTGTTACTCAACTACAGGAACCCTAATGGCAAGCCTTCGAAAGACCCACCCCTTATTAAAAATTGCTAACCACGCACTAGTTGACCTGCCTGCACCATCGAATATTTCTGTCTGATGAAATTTTGGCTCTCTACTCGGCCTCTGCCTAATCTCTCAGATCCTCACAGGACTATTCCTTGCCATACACTATACCTCAGACATTGCTACAGCCTTTTCTTCCGTTGCCCATATCTGCCGAGACGTAAACTACGGCTGACTTATCCGCAATCTCCATGCTAATGGAGCATCTTTCTTTTTCATCTGCATCTATCTTCACATCGGACGAGGCCTCTACTACGGCTCTTATCTCTATAAAGAAACATGAAATATTGGTGTCGTCCTCCTCCTTCTTGTCATAGCAACAGCCTTCGTAGGCTACGTTCTTCCTTGAGGACAAATATCCTTCTGAGGAGCCACTGTCATCACTAACCTCCTTTCTGCCGTTCCATATGTAGGTGGCACCCTTGTTCAATGGATTTGAGGAGGCTTTTCAGTAGACAATGCCACCTTAACTCGGTTCTTTGCCTTCCACTTCCTTCTACCTTTTATTGTTGCAGCCATAACTATACTTCACCTTCTTTTCTTACACGAAACAGGCTCAAATAACCCTCTCGGCTTAAACTCAGATACAGACAAAATCTCTTTCCACCCATATTTTTCCTACAAAGACCTACTCGGTTTTGCAGCCGTGATCATTTTATTAACCTGCCTTGCACTATTCACCCCGAACCTGCTAGGAGACCCAGACAATTTCACCCCCGCGAATCCCCTAGTCACTCCCCCTCATATCAAGCCCGAATGATACTTCCTATTTGCGTACGCAATTCTACGCTCAATCCCAAACAAACTAGGAGGAGTCCTGGCTCTTCTAGCCTCTATCCTCGTACTAATAGTCGTCCCCATCCTCCACACATCTAAACAACGAAGCCTCACATTTCGACCTGTGACCCAGTTCCTGTTTTGAGCACTCATTGCAAATGTAGCAATCCTCACATGAATCGGCGGAATGCCCGTTGAAGACCCGTACATCATTATTGGTCAAATTGCATCCCTTACTTATTTTGCCCTTTTCCTACTTATCATACCCATAGCAGCATTAGTAGAAAACAAAGTGCTAGGTTGACAATGCATTAGTAGCTCAGTACCCCAGAGCGCCGGTCTTGTAAACCGGACGTCGGAGGTTGGAATCCTCCCTACTGCTCAAAGAAAAGGGGCTTTAACCCCCACCATTGGCTCCCAAAGCTAACGTTCTACATTAAACTATTCTTTGATAGCATAATATTATTTAATTAAGTGCAATTCGACTTTCG contains:
- the CYTB gene encoding cytochrome b (TAA stop codon is completed by the addition of 3' A residues to the mRNA), producing MASLRKTHPLLKIANHALVDLPAPSNISVWWNFGSLLGLCLISQILTGLFLAMHYTSDIATAFSSVAHICRDVNYGWLIRNLHANGASFFFICIYLHIGRGLYYGSYLYKETWNIGVVLLLLVMATAFVGYVLPWGQMSFWGATVITNLLSAVPYVGGTLVQWIWGGFSVDNATLTRFFAFHFLLPFIVAAMTMLHLLFLHETGSNNPLGLNSDTDKISFHPYFSYKDLLGFAAVIILLTCLALFTPNLLGDPDNFTPANPLVTPPHIKPEWYFLFAYAILRSIPNKLGGVLALLASILVLMVVPILHTSKQRSLTFRPVTQFLFWALIANVAILTWIGGMPVEDPYIIIGQIASLTYFALFLLIMPMAALVENKVLGWQ